In the genome of Hymenobacter cellulosivorans, one region contains:
- a CDS encoding alpha/beta fold hydrolase, whose amino-acid sequence MKVPPQYGRNAAAGKYCQVPGVKLYYETYGSGEPLLLLHGNGESINSFRSQIEALSAHFRVIAVDTRAQGKSVDTLTKVLTYELFAADMKALLDSLHLPKAHVLGWSDGGNTGLIMALRYPSYVHKLVTMAANLFPTTEAVDAKMLRQSEQARQMLLKKGDAANARLLTLVLTEPHLSYEQLKAIQAPTLVLAGEKDIIKQAHTLAIGSHIPGAQTVILPGATHYAPQQKAALFNETVLRFLTGSNAAFPK is encoded by the coding sequence GTGAAAGTGCCCCCGCAGTACGGCCGCAACGCTGCCGCCGGCAAGTACTGCCAAGTGCCGGGCGTGAAGCTCTACTACGAAACCTACGGGAGCGGGGAGCCGCTCTTGCTGCTGCACGGCAACGGCGAGTCCATCAATTCCTTCCGGAGCCAGATTGAGGCCCTGTCCGCCCACTTTCGGGTTATTGCCGTCGATACCCGGGCCCAGGGCAAAAGCGTGGATACCCTGACGAAGGTGCTAACCTACGAGCTGTTTGCCGCCGATATGAAAGCCCTGCTCGACAGTCTGCACCTGCCCAAGGCCCATGTGCTGGGCTGGAGCGACGGAGGCAACACGGGCCTTATAATGGCGCTGCGCTACCCGAGCTACGTGCACAAGCTCGTCACGATGGCAGCCAACCTGTTCCCGACCACCGAAGCTGTAGATGCCAAAATGCTCCGCCAATCGGAACAGGCCCGGCAGATGCTGCTGAAAAAGGGCGACGCGGCCAACGCCCGCCTGCTGACGCTGGTGCTCACCGAGCCCCACCTGAGCTATGAGCAGTTAAAGGCTATTCAGGCGCCTACTCTGGTCCTGGCCGGGGAAAAGGACATCATCAAGCAAGCCCATACCTTGGCCATCGGGTCCCACATTCCGGGGGCGCAAACCGTAATTCTACCCGGTGCCACGCATTACGCCCCCCAGCAGAAGGCTGCTTTGTTCAACGAGACGGTTCTGCGCTTTCTAACGGGAAGTAACGCAGCCTTCCCAAAATAG
- a CDS encoding NUDIX hydrolase produces the protein MNPALPPLRESAVIVPVYRDAAGELQLVLVRRGERGIHGGQLAFPGGKRDPEDESLLATALREAEEEVGLKPEDIRVLLPLPALSTFTGGFHITPFLASIRRPATWWCQQPEIAEVLEISLRTLADPATHAQEWWQLPGWEQRMLVDYYRVGPYQLWGASYRIIHPLIPRLLAGEWDI, from the coding sequence ATGAATCCTGCCCTGCCGCCCCTGCGTGAATCTGCCGTAATCGTGCCCGTGTACCGCGACGCGGCCGGGGAGCTGCAACTGGTGCTGGTACGGCGCGGGGAGCGGGGTATTCACGGCGGGCAGCTGGCGTTTCCCGGTGGCAAGCGCGACCCGGAAGATGAGTCCTTGCTGGCTACGGCCCTGCGCGAGGCCGAGGAGGAAGTGGGCCTCAAACCCGAGGACATCCGGGTGTTGCTGCCCTTACCGGCGCTGAGCACTTTCACCGGCGGCTTCCACATTACGCCGTTTCTGGCCAGTATCCGCCGGCCCGCCACGTGGTGGTGCCAGCAGCCCGAAATTGCCGAGGTGCTCGAAATCAGCCTGCGTACCCTGGCCGACCCGGCTACCCACGCGCAGGAATGGTGGCAGCTGCCGGGCTGGGAGCAACGGATGCTGGTCGATTATTACCGGGTGGGGCCCTACCAGCTCTGGGGCGCCAGCTACCGGATTATTCACCCCCTGATTCCGCGGCTGCTGGCCGGGGAGTGGGATATTTAG
- a CDS encoding serine hydrolase domain-containing protein, which produces MQFIHHLYSFTSMRKRVCLILLLLTFCSHLVPAQQNHPSATLTELLAEIETVMQQEHMPGLMLSMVVKDSVVFSGGLGVSVVETRKKVDGKTLFHVSSITKMFTALGILKLVEEKKLHLQDKLRDLAPEVPYQNAWEATHPVRVVNLLEHSTGFDDVHLNQVYNATATDLTGLAAVNLYRSSLATRWKPGLASSYASPNYTILGYLLEKYSGQPWSQYMHQAVLSPLGMQHSDVNLRIRDEQPYARGYRFADGTYISFPFFVPAGNGAAGALHTCANDMTRYLRFLLNHGQTNGRPWLAPKYLDTMETIHSTAAARAGLQVGYALGNLTFYRHPKADFRGHTGLGDGFASLVNYDRRRGVGYAIANNGGRGMWRISVLIEDFLTKDFPAIAPGVTGRQTTPPVPEAYLGYYTPVNVWSEQWGFLQRLTGGLRLTTQGQGKLLLKPLLGPADTLEWVEGTLFRARQEHQASVVLGSTDDGTAFLQAHNTHQYYEQTSYLPILMQQILLGLSGLAMGLAVVGLAGWPLLVGFKRVGRNLLLLGLLPGLAVSAGLLAFRVLTVTDYENRVAFNSINFTSLTIFWASLGFGVLAIAGLVLLIRQWSQLPQAWLRGVLAFTSFFLVYLTIMFLVHGWIGLRVWAL; this is translated from the coding sequence ATGCAATTCATCCACCATTTATATTCTTTTACCTCCATGCGAAAACGCGTCTGCCTAATTCTTTTGCTGCTAACTTTTTGTAGTCATTTAGTCCCGGCGCAGCAAAACCATCCGTCGGCTACTTTGACTGAATTACTGGCTGAGATTGAAACAGTGATGCAGCAGGAGCATATGCCAGGGCTAATGCTGTCCATGGTCGTAAAAGACTCGGTCGTGTTTTCGGGTGGGCTGGGAGTATCCGTGGTGGAGACCAGGAAAAAGGTGGATGGCAAAACACTATTTCATGTAAGCTCCATCACCAAAATGTTTACCGCCTTAGGCATCCTCAAGCTGGTCGAAGAGAAAAAGCTGCACCTCCAGGATAAGCTCCGCGACCTTGCCCCCGAAGTACCTTATCAAAATGCCTGGGAGGCTACTCACCCGGTGCGGGTCGTGAATTTGCTAGAGCACTCCACGGGTTTCGATGATGTGCACCTGAACCAGGTCTACAACGCCACCGCTACCGACCTGACGGGGCTAGCGGCAGTCAACCTGTACCGGAGCAGCCTCGCGACCCGCTGGAAGCCCGGCCTAGCCAGCTCTTATGCCAGTCCCAACTACACCATTCTGGGCTACCTGCTTGAAAAGTACTCGGGCCAGCCTTGGAGCCAGTACATGCATCAGGCGGTACTTAGCCCCCTGGGTATGCAGCATTCGGATGTAAACCTAAGAATCAGAGATGAGCAGCCGTACGCCCGCGGATACCGCTTCGCCGATGGGACGTATATTTCGTTTCCCTTCTTTGTGCCGGCCGGCAACGGCGCGGCCGGGGCCTTGCATACCTGCGCCAATGACATGACCCGTTACCTGCGGTTTCTGCTCAACCACGGGCAAACCAACGGCAGGCCCTGGCTGGCTCCCAAGTATCTCGACACGATGGAAACCATACATAGCACCGCCGCCGCCAGAGCCGGCCTGCAGGTGGGCTATGCCCTCGGCAACCTGACGTTCTACCGGCATCCTAAAGCCGATTTTCGGGGCCATACTGGTTTAGGAGACGGATTTGCCTCCCTGGTCAATTATGACCGGCGCCGCGGCGTAGGCTATGCCATTGCCAACAACGGGGGCCGGGGCATGTGGCGGATTTCGGTGCTGATAGAAGATTTTCTGACCAAGGATTTTCCTGCTATTGCCCCCGGCGTAACTGGTCGGCAAACCACTCCACCCGTGCCCGAGGCTTACCTGGGTTACTACACGCCTGTGAACGTCTGGAGTGAGCAATGGGGCTTTTTGCAGCGGCTTACCGGTGGGCTGCGGCTTACTACGCAGGGGCAGGGTAAGTTGCTGCTCAAGCCGCTGCTGGGACCCGCAGATACATTGGAGTGGGTGGAAGGTACCTTATTCAGAGCCCGGCAAGAGCACCAAGCTTCGGTTGTTCTGGGCTCTACTGATGATGGAACTGCCTTTTTGCAGGCTCACAACACCCACCAGTATTATGAGCAAACATCGTATCTGCCCATCCTGATGCAGCAAATCTTGCTGGGTTTGTCGGGGCTGGCCATGGGGCTGGCTGTGGTTGGACTCGCGGGTTGGCCATTGTTAGTTGGGTTCAAACGGGTTGGTCGGAATCTATTGCTGCTGGGCCTACTGCCTGGGCTGGCAGTTAGCGCCGGCCTGCTGGCGTTTCGGGTGCTAACCGTTACGGACTACGAAAACCGGGTAGCCTTCAATTCCATCAACTTCACCTCGCTCACTATCTTTTGGGCTTCCTTAGGCTTTGGAGTCCTGGCCATTGCCGGCTTGGTGCTCCTGATCCGGCAATGGTCGCAGCTCCCGCAAGCCTGGCTGCGGGGCGTGCTGGCCTTTACTAGCTTTTTTCTGGTTTATTTGACCATCATGTTCCTGGTCCACGGCTGGATCGGCCTTCGGGTCTGGGCTTTATAA
- a CDS encoding helix-turn-helix domain-containing protein — protein sequence MLPATRIYPAYPHLLGLTELTRLAMAPALYLSIVHFTSPDRRGHPKDLLHLIPALLFLLYMLPFLLQTAEEKRAILHGHFPAQSAFSAVLGQFMFYAVKLQILGYWVASYLHLLRHQQNVPRFASSPDRIDLNWMKYFLLSLIFMVGLWLNELFFRLPFILMLTPWLFLVAVYGLSYFSLRQPEVFDFPEPEAAELDDLLQQPATAEKTAPPRLLPHQVKSLKEKLGQLMQREKLFLEANLGLPDLARHLELSSHELSYLLNHGFGQNFFQFINEYRVEEAKRLLLSDQHRHLNMLGVAYEAGFSSKTTFNTTFKKLVGQSPSQFARAHSTPPLKEASGAA from the coding sequence GTGTTACCTGCCACCCGCATCTACCCGGCTTACCCGCATCTGCTCGGGCTTACTGAGCTAACCCGGCTGGCTATGGCCCCGGCGCTCTACCTCAGTATTGTGCATTTCACTTCGCCCGACCGGAGAGGGCACCCGAAGGACCTGCTGCACCTTATTCCCGCCTTGCTGTTTCTACTGTATATGCTGCCTTTCCTGCTGCAGACTGCCGAAGAAAAACGAGCTATTCTGCACGGGCACTTTCCTGCCCAAAGCGCCTTCTCTGCTGTGCTGGGTCAATTCATGTTTTATGCCGTCAAGCTCCAAATCCTGGGCTATTGGGTAGCTTCCTACCTCCACTTACTGCGTCATCAGCAGAACGTCCCGCGGTTTGCTTCCTCGCCCGACCGTATTGATCTGAACTGGATGAAATATTTTTTGTTGAGCCTGATTTTTATGGTAGGGCTCTGGCTCAATGAATTGTTCTTCCGCCTCCCCTTTATTCTGATGCTAACGCCCTGGTTATTTCTGGTGGCCGTGTACGGGCTGAGCTACTTCTCGCTTCGCCAGCCCGAAGTCTTCGATTTTCCAGAGCCAGAAGCTGCCGAACTCGACGACTTACTCCAGCAGCCGGCCACAGCCGAAAAAACGGCCCCACCCCGACTTCTTCCCCACCAAGTTAAATCCCTAAAAGAGAAGCTAGGGCAGTTGATGCAGCGCGAAAAGCTGTTTCTGGAGGCCAACCTGGGCTTACCCGATCTGGCCCGGCACTTGGAGCTTTCTTCCCATGAGCTGTCGTATCTGCTCAACCACGGGTTTGGTCAGAACTTCTTCCAGTTCATCAATGAGTACCGGGTTGAAGAAGCCAAACGCCTGCTTCTTTCTGATCAGCATCGGCATTTGAACATGCTGGGCGTAGCTTATGAAGCCGGCTTTAGCTCTAAAACCACGTTTAATACCACCTTTAAGAAACTGGTCGGCCAGTCCCCCAGCCAGTTTGCCCGGGCCCATAGCACCCCACCGTTAAAAGAAGCGTCGGGAGCGGCCTGA